Part of the Ammoniphilus sp. CFH 90114 genome, AAGATACTTGGCATATAGCATATTTGTCGCCCTTATTTTATAGAAAACGTCTTTTTGCCCGCTATCGTAGAAGAGGTAATCATCCGGCATTCGGTGATTCATTTCTAGTAGCCATACGTGCTGATGTTTATCTACTGCTATGTCTACGCCATATCTCCCGATATTCAGGCTTAACTTATCTATTTCCCTTGCAGCTGTTATCGCAACTTGAGATAATTTATCTCGCAATATCTTAACCTTTTCTTTAGATAATTCAAAAGCGTCACCTAATAAATGATCACCTTGCTTTAACGTTCCCCCGCTCGCGCGGTTGCTTACAATGCTTCTATATGCACTGCGCTTGCCAACGATTCCAACATCCCGCCAATGCCCAATATAGTCCTTCACAAGAGCGATCCTAAAATCGATGACATGGCCGTCCTGAACCTCAATATTTAGTGCCTGCTGTATGATATATTTCTTTTTTTTCATTTTCTTTTTAAAGTAGTTTAGTAAATCGTTAACAGATGAAAAGAAGAGCTTATGATTTTTGTCTTCATTGCGAAATTGTATAACATAATGTCCATTTTCCTTTACTACTCTATATATCCCAACTCCTTTCAGACCGGAGATAGGCTTCACATAGGCTTTTTCATTATTCTCCATAAAATCTAAAATATCTTGTGGCGTGCGAATATATGAAGTTAATGGTAGATGCGGTTTCAGTTCTCTATTCGATTGGAGAAGATTATACATCTTCCATTTATTGATACTAGCAGAATTAAAAAATTGTTTTGGAAAAGTGGTCTGAAAATAATGATTCCACTTTTTGGATATGGTGATCAACTTCATAAAAGAGGAGGGATAGGATACTCGACGCTCTTCCCAAGTTTTTTTCTGAGGATTGTATATCAAACCTTTGATTGTGTTTGACTTACGATCGATTCCTTGCAATGAGAAGGCAAGAATCATACCTCTAATTTCCTTATATAGGTAGGAAAAACTGTTTAAATTTATCGCTTTGAGGCTTTTTTGTGATTTCGCTACTAATATACCAATAAATGGACCAATCAAGATTTTAGCATCATTCACTCTAATTTCGTATTCAAGAAAGAGCGGTAAACGCAGTATTTGTATGACATCCTGAGAAAATTCTATTTCGTTAAGAGTTAAGGTTAAAGACGGTAAAACATCCACTTCGATAGACTGACTACCAAACTTAACCCTATATTTTTTTGTCCTAAGCCCTAATGTAGCTACTACTTTAGGATGAGCATAAAGGGTTGTCTGCGCGTTTTCCGTTGATTTAATCTTAACTACCTGGTTCATTTATCCTCCACCTCCTATTTCGTTTTGACAATTTCTTCTTTTATCTTAATTCTCTATTATATCTATATTTAGAAACCCCTTTATTTGTATAAACACTTAACCTTAGATAAGGAAATATGGGGTAAAATCTACGATCCTGCAACTCTCTTCTGAATACAATAAGATAATTAAGTTCAAAAAAAATTTAAGAGGAGAATATTATGGCGGAAAAAAAATATGTAATTTTGGAGGATAAGGAAACAACAGATTCTCTCATTCCCCATCTCAAAACTTCAAAATTATTAGAATTGCAATCAGGGGATAAAGTTCTTCTTTCCTTTGGAGCTACCACTCGTGAAATCACAATCATCCTCTCTAACCAAATATCACCTCATCACTTTGCTGTTTCATCGGAAGTTATTGGATCATTAAAAATACCGCTCACTTGTCGATATGAGCTTTATAAAATCGGCAATAAGTTA contains:
- a CDS encoding YheC/YheD family protein; translated protein: MNQVVKIKSTENAQTTLYAHPKVVATLGLRTKKYRVKFGSQSIEVDVLPSLTLTLNEIEFSQDVIQILRLPLFLEYEIRVNDAKILIGPFIGILVAKSQKSLKAINLNSFSYLYKEIRGMILAFSLQGIDRKSNTIKGLIYNPQKKTWEERRVSYPSSFMKLITISKKWNHYFQTTFPKQFFNSASINKWKMYNLLQSNRELKPHLPLTSYIRTPQDILDFMENNEKAYVKPISGLKGVGIYRVVKENGHYVIQFRNEDKNHKLFFSSVNDLLNYFKKKMKKKKYIIQQALNIEVQDGHVIDFRIALVKDYIGHWRDVGIVGKRSAYRSIVSNRASGGTLKQGDHLLGDAFELSKEKVKILRDKLSQVAITAAREIDKLSLNIGRYGVDIAVDKHQHVWLLEMNHRMPDDYLFYDSGQKDVFYKIRATNMLYAKYLAGFHSLP